The Macaca fascicularis isolate 582-1 chromosome 11, T2T-MFA8v1.1 genome includes a region encoding these proteins:
- the PRPF40B gene encoding pre-mRNA-processing factor 40 homolog B isoform X10 codes for MPLLLPLEEGWFYLGIGVGRAVVKLSVHNIDNSPFVFLTLGHTGAGDAPSRDPPTLSSDGATPHESETTSYPPHATWHPAPNASTNGGATTTHTDTRNGTSDDARNADASGACHRSAAVAGTGPPLLLSQCPWKEYKSDTGKPYYYNNQSKESRWTRPKDLDDLEVLVKQEAAGKQQQQLPQTLQPQPPQPQPDPPPAPPGPTPVPTGLLEPEPGGSEDCDVSEATQPLEQGFLQQLEEGPSSSGQHQPQQEEEESKPEPERSGLSWSNREKAKQAFKELLRDKAVPSNASWEQAMKMVVTDPRYSALPKLSEKKQAFNAYKAQREKEEKEEARLRAKEAKQTLQHFLEQHERMTSTTRYRRAEQTFGDLEVWAVVPERDRKEVYDDVLFFLAKKEKEQAKQLRRRNIQALKSILDGMSSVNFQTTWSQAQQYLMDNPSFAQDHQLQNMDKEDALICFEEHIRALEREEEEERERARLRERRQQRKNREAFQTFLDELHETGQLHSMSTWMELYPAVSTDVRFANMLGQPGSTPLDLFKFYVEELKARFHDEKKIIKDILKDRGFCVEVNTAFEDFAHVISFDKRAAALDAGNIKLTFNSLLEKAEAREREREKEEARRMRRREAAFRSMLRQAVPALELGTAWEEVRERFVCDSAFEQITLESERIRLFREFLQVLEQTECQHLHTKGRKHGRKGKKHHRKRSHSPSGSESEEEELPPPSLRPPKRRRRNPSESGSEPSSSLDSVESGGAALGGRGSPSSHLLGADHGLRKAKKPKKKTKKRRHKSNSPESETDPEEKAGKESDEKEQEQDKDRELRQAELPNRSPGFGIKKEKTGWDTSESELSEGELERRRRTLLQQLDDHQ; via the exons ATGCCCCTTTTGCTGCCCTTGGAAGAGGGATGGTTTTACTTGGGCATTGGGGTGGGGAGAGCTGTTGTGAAGCTCTCAGTACATAACATTGACAATTCCCCCTTTGTCTTTTTGACCTTAGGACACACTGGGGCTGGAG ATGCCCCCTCCAGGGATCCCCCCACCCTTTCCTCCGATGGGGCTACCCCCCATGAGTCAGAGACCACCAGCTATCCCCCCCATGCCACCTGGCATCCTGCCCCCAATGCTTCCACCAATGGGGGCGCCACCACCACTCACACAG ATACCAGGAATGGTACCTCCGATGATGCCAGGAATGCTGATGCCAGCGGTGCCTGTCACCGCAGCG ctgctGTGGCTGGGACAGGCCCTCCG CTGCTCCTGTCGCAATGTCCCTGGAAAGAGTACAAGTCAGACACAGGCAAACCTTACTACTATAACAACCAGAGTAAAGAGTCTCGCTGGACCCGGCCCAAGGATCTGGATGACCTAGAGG TTCTAGTCAAACAAGAGGCTGCAGG gaaacagcagcagcagctgccacAGACACTTCAGCCACAGCCGCCTCAGCCACAGCCTGACCCCCCACCTGCACCTCCTGGCCCCACCCCAGTGCCCACAGGCCTCCTGGAACCTGAGCCAGGTGGGAGTGAAGATTGTGATGTGTCGGAGGCCACCCAGCCCCTGGAACAGGGGTTCCTGCAGCAGCTGGAGGAGGGCCCCAGCAG TTCTGGACAGCATCAGCcacagcaggaggaggaagaatcaAAGCCAGAACCAGAGAGGTCTGGCCTCAGTTGGAGCAACCGGGAGAAGGCAAAGCAGGCATTCAAGGAACTGCTGAGGGACAAG GCTGTCCCCTCCAACGCCTCATGGGAACAGGCCATGAAGATGGTGGTCACCGACCCCCGTTACAG TGCCTTGCCCAAACTGAGTGAGAAAAAGCAGGCATTCAATGCCTACAAGGCGCAgcgggagaaggaggagaaggaggaggcccGTCTAAGGGCCAAGGAGGCCAAGCAGACCCTGCAGCATTTCCTGGAGCAGCATGAACGCATGACCTCCACCACCCGCTACCG GCGGGCAGAACAGACCTTTGGAGACCTGGAGGTCTGGGCTGTGGTCCCTGAGAGGGATCGAAAAGAGGTTTATGATGATGTCCTCTTCTTCCTGGCCAAGAAGGAGAAG GAACAGGCCAAGCAACTCCGGCGCCGCAATATCCAGGCCCTAAAGAGCATTCTGGATGGGATGAGTAGTGTCAACTTCCAAACCACGTGGTCCCAGGCCCAGCAGTACCTCATGGATAACCCCAGCTTTGCTCAGGACCATCAGCTGCAGA ACATGGACAAGGAAGATGCACTGATCTGTTTTGAGGAGCACATTCGAGCtttggagagggaagaggaggaggaacgGGAGCGGGCCCGGCTTCGGGAGCGACGCCAACAACGCAAGAATCGGGAGGCCTTCCAG aCCTTCCTGGATGAGCTGCATGAGACAGGGCAGCTGCACTCTATGTCCACCTGGATGGAGCTATATCCAGCAGTCAGCACTGATGTCCGTTTTGCCAACATGCTGGGCCAGCCGG GCTCCACGCCTCTGGACTTGTTCAAGTTCTATGTGGAGGAGTTGAAGGCACGATTCCATGATGAAAAGAAGATCATTAAGGACATCCTTAAG GACCGGGGCTTCTGTGTGGAGGTGAACACGGCCTTTGAGGACTTCGCCCACGTCATAAGCTTTGACAAGAGGGCTGCCGCACTGGACGCAGGCAACATCAAGCTGACCTTCAATAGT CTGCTGGAGAAAGCAGAGGCACGGGAGAGGGAGCGGGAGAAGGAGGAGGCACGCAGGATGCGGCGCAGGGAAGCTGCCTTTCGAAGCATGCTGAGGCAGGCTGTGCCTGCTCTGGAGCTAGGCACTGCCTGGGAAGAG GTCCGTGAGCGTTTTGTGTGTGACTCAGCCTTTGAGCAGATTACCCTGGAGTCGGAGCGGATCCGGCTCTTCCGGGAGTTCCTACAGGTGCTGGAG CAGACTGAATGCCAGCACCTCCACACCAAAGGCCGAAAGCATGGCAGGAAAGGCAAGAAGCACCATCGCAAGCGTTCCCACTCACCCTCA GGCTCTGAGTCAGAAGAAGAGGAGCTGCCCCCACCATCTCTCCGGCCCCCCAAGCGGAGGCGGCGGAACCCCTCAGAGTCAGGCTCTGAGCCCTCTTCCTCACTTGATTCAGTTGAAAGTGGGGGTGCTGCCCTTGGAGGACGGGGCTCCCCTTCCTCCCATCTTCTTGGAGCAG ATCATGGCCTTCGGAAAGccaagaaaccaaaaaagaaaactaagaagagAAGACACAAGTCG AACAGTCCTGAGAGTGAGACAGACCCTGAGGAGAAAGCTGGCAAGGAGAGCGATGAGAAAGAACAAGAACAGGACAAGGACAGGGAGCTCCGGCAGGCAGAGCTCCCTAACCGTTCCCCAGGCTTTGGAATCAAGAAGGAGAAG ACAGGCTGGGACACGTCAGAAAGTGAGCTGAGTGAGGGTGAGCTGGAGAGGCGGCGGCGGACACTCCTACAGCAGCTGGACGATCACCAGTGA
- the PRPF40B gene encoding pre-mRNA-processing factor 40 homolog B isoform X17, with amino-acid sequence MPLLLPLEEGWFYLGIGVGRAVVKLSVHNIDNSPFVFLTLGHTGAGDAPSRDPPTLSSDGATPHESETTSYPPHATWHPAPNASTNGGATTTHTDTRNGTSDDARNADASGACHRSAAVAGTGPPRALWSEHVAPDGRIYYYNADDKQSVWEKPSVLKSKAELLLSQCPWKEYKSDTGKPYYYNNQSKESRWTRPKDLDDLEVLVKQEAAGKQQQQLPQTLQPQPPQPQPDPPPAPPGPTPVPTGLLEPEPGGSEDCDVSEATQPLEQGFLQQLEEGPSSSGQHQPQQEEEESKPEPERSGLSWSNREKAKQAFKELLRDKAVPSNASWEQAMKMVVTDPRYSALPKLSEKKQAFNAYKAQREKEEKEEARLRAKEAKQTLQHFLEQHERMTSTTRYRRAEQTFGDLEVWAVVPERDRKEVYDDVLFFLAKKEKEQAKQLRRRNIQALKSILDGMSSVNFQTTWSQAQQYLMDNPSFAQDHQLQNMDKEDALICFEEHIRALEREEEEERERARLRERRQQRKNREAFQTFLDELHETGQLHSMSTWMELYPAVSTDVRFANMLGQPGSTPLDLFKFYVEELKARFHDEKKIIKDILKDRGFCVEVNTAFEDFAHVISFDKRAAALDAGNIKLTFNSLLEKAEAREREREKEEARRMRRREAAFRSMLRQAVPALELGTAWEEVRERFVCDSAFEQITLESERIRLFREFLQVLEQTECQHLHTKGRKHGRKGKKHHRKRSHSPSGSESEEEELPPPSLRPPKRRRRNPSESGSEPSSSLDSVESGGAALGGRGSPSSHLLGAGKKLEKENRT; translated from the exons ATGCCCCTTTTGCTGCCCTTGGAAGAGGGATGGTTTTACTTGGGCATTGGGGTGGGGAGAGCTGTTGTGAAGCTCTCAGTACATAACATTGACAATTCCCCCTTTGTCTTTTTGACCTTAGGACACACTGGGGCTGGAG ATGCCCCCTCCAGGGATCCCCCCACCCTTTCCTCCGATGGGGCTACCCCCCATGAGTCAGAGACCACCAGCTATCCCCCCCATGCCACCTGGCATCCTGCCCCCAATGCTTCCACCAATGGGGGCGCCACCACCACTCACACAG ATACCAGGAATGGTACCTCCGATGATGCCAGGAATGCTGATGCCAGCGGTGCCTGTCACCGCAGCG ctgctGTGGCTGGGACAGGCCCTCCG AGGGCCCTATGGAGTGAGCATGTGGCCCCAGATGGGCGCATCTACTACTACAATGCTGACGACAAGCAGTCCGTGTGGGAGAAGCCCAGCGTGCTCAAGTCCAAGGCAGAG CTGCTCCTGTCGCAATGTCCCTGGAAAGAGTACAAGTCAGACACAGGCAAACCTTACTACTATAACAACCAGAGTAAAGAGTCTCGCTGGACCCGGCCCAAGGATCTGGATGACCTAGAGG TTCTAGTCAAACAAGAGGCTGCAGG gaaacagcagcagcagctgccacAGACACTTCAGCCACAGCCGCCTCAGCCACAGCCTGACCCCCCACCTGCACCTCCTGGCCCCACCCCAGTGCCCACAGGCCTCCTGGAACCTGAGCCAGGTGGGAGTGAAGATTGTGATGTGTCGGAGGCCACCCAGCCCCTGGAACAGGGGTTCCTGCAGCAGCTGGAGGAGGGCCCCAGCAG TTCTGGACAGCATCAGCcacagcaggaggaggaagaatcaAAGCCAGAACCAGAGAGGTCTGGCCTCAGTTGGAGCAACCGGGAGAAGGCAAAGCAGGCATTCAAGGAACTGCTGAGGGACAAG GCTGTCCCCTCCAACGCCTCATGGGAACAGGCCATGAAGATGGTGGTCACCGACCCCCGTTACAG TGCCTTGCCCAAACTGAGTGAGAAAAAGCAGGCATTCAATGCCTACAAGGCGCAgcgggagaaggaggagaaggaggaggcccGTCTAAGGGCCAAGGAGGCCAAGCAGACCCTGCAGCATTTCCTGGAGCAGCATGAACGCATGACCTCCACCACCCGCTACCG GCGGGCAGAACAGACCTTTGGAGACCTGGAGGTCTGGGCTGTGGTCCCTGAGAGGGATCGAAAAGAGGTTTATGATGATGTCCTCTTCTTCCTGGCCAAGAAGGAGAAG GAACAGGCCAAGCAACTCCGGCGCCGCAATATCCAGGCCCTAAAGAGCATTCTGGATGGGATGAGTAGTGTCAACTTCCAAACCACGTGGTCCCAGGCCCAGCAGTACCTCATGGATAACCCCAGCTTTGCTCAGGACCATCAGCTGCAGA ACATGGACAAGGAAGATGCACTGATCTGTTTTGAGGAGCACATTCGAGCtttggagagggaagaggaggaggaacgGGAGCGGGCCCGGCTTCGGGAGCGACGCCAACAACGCAAGAATCGGGAGGCCTTCCAG aCCTTCCTGGATGAGCTGCATGAGACAGGGCAGCTGCACTCTATGTCCACCTGGATGGAGCTATATCCAGCAGTCAGCACTGATGTCCGTTTTGCCAACATGCTGGGCCAGCCGG GCTCCACGCCTCTGGACTTGTTCAAGTTCTATGTGGAGGAGTTGAAGGCACGATTCCATGATGAAAAGAAGATCATTAAGGACATCCTTAAG GACCGGGGCTTCTGTGTGGAGGTGAACACGGCCTTTGAGGACTTCGCCCACGTCATAAGCTTTGACAAGAGGGCTGCCGCACTGGACGCAGGCAACATCAAGCTGACCTTCAATAGT CTGCTGGAGAAAGCAGAGGCACGGGAGAGGGAGCGGGAGAAGGAGGAGGCACGCAGGATGCGGCGCAGGGAAGCTGCCTTTCGAAGCATGCTGAGGCAGGCTGTGCCTGCTCTGGAGCTAGGCACTGCCTGGGAAGAG GTCCGTGAGCGTTTTGTGTGTGACTCAGCCTTTGAGCAGATTACCCTGGAGTCGGAGCGGATCCGGCTCTTCCGGGAGTTCCTACAGGTGCTGGAG CAGACTGAATGCCAGCACCTCCACACCAAAGGCCGAAAGCATGGCAGGAAAGGCAAGAAGCACCATCGCAAGCGTTCCCACTCACCCTCA GGCTCTGAGTCAGAAGAAGAGGAGCTGCCCCCACCATCTCTCCGGCCCCCCAAGCGGAGGCGGCGGAACCCCTCAGAGTCAGGCTCTGAGCCCTCTTCCTCACTTGATTCAGTTGAAAGTGGGGGTGCTGCCCTTGGAGGACGGGGCTCCCCTTCCTCCCATCTTCTTGGAGCAG GCAAGAAGCTGGAGAAGGAAAACCGGACTTGA
- the PRPF40B gene encoding pre-mRNA-processing factor 40 homolog B isoform X18 has protein sequence MPLLLPLEEGWFYLGIGVGRAVVKLSVHNIDNSPFVFLTLGHTGAGDAPSRDPPTLSSDGATPHESETTSYPPHATWHPAPNASTNGGATTTHTDTRNGTSDDARNADASGACHRSAAVAGTGPPRALWSEHVAPDGRIYYYNADDKQSVWEKPSVLKSKAELLLSQCPWKEYKSDTGKPYYYNNQSKESRWTRPKDLDDLEVLVKQEAAGKQQQQLPQTLQPQPPQPQPDPPPAPPGPTPVPTGLLEPEPGGSEDCDVSEATQPLEQGFLQQLEEGPSSSGQHQPQQEEEESKPEPERSGLSWSNREKAKQAFKELLRDKAVPSNASWEQAMKMVVTDPRYSALPKLSEKKQAFNAYKAQREKEEKEEARLRAKEAKQTLQHFLEQHERMTSTTRYRRAEQTFGDLEVWAVVPERDRKEVYDDVLFFLAKKEKEQAKQLRRRNIQALKSILDGMSSVNFQTTWSQAQQYLMDNPSFAQDHQLQNMDKEDALICFEEHIRALEREEEEERERARLRERRQQRKNREAFQTFLDELHETGQLHSMSTWMELYPAVSTDVRFANMLGQPGSTPLDLFKFYVEELKARFHDEKKIIKDILKDRGFCVEVNTAFEDFAHVISFDKRAAALDAGNIKLTFNSLLEKAEAREREREKEEARRMRRREAAFRSMLRQAVPALELGTAWEEVRERFVCDSAFEQITLESERIRLFREFLQVLETECQHLHTKGRKHGRKGKKHHRKRSHSPSGSESEEEELPPPSLRPPKRRRRNPSESGSEPSSSLDSVESGGAALGGRGSPSSHLLGAGKKLEKENRT, from the exons ATGCCCCTTTTGCTGCCCTTGGAAGAGGGATGGTTTTACTTGGGCATTGGGGTGGGGAGAGCTGTTGTGAAGCTCTCAGTACATAACATTGACAATTCCCCCTTTGTCTTTTTGACCTTAGGACACACTGGGGCTGGAG ATGCCCCCTCCAGGGATCCCCCCACCCTTTCCTCCGATGGGGCTACCCCCCATGAGTCAGAGACCACCAGCTATCCCCCCCATGCCACCTGGCATCCTGCCCCCAATGCTTCCACCAATGGGGGCGCCACCACCACTCACACAG ATACCAGGAATGGTACCTCCGATGATGCCAGGAATGCTGATGCCAGCGGTGCCTGTCACCGCAGCG ctgctGTGGCTGGGACAGGCCCTCCG AGGGCCCTATGGAGTGAGCATGTGGCCCCAGATGGGCGCATCTACTACTACAATGCTGACGACAAGCAGTCCGTGTGGGAGAAGCCCAGCGTGCTCAAGTCCAAGGCAGAG CTGCTCCTGTCGCAATGTCCCTGGAAAGAGTACAAGTCAGACACAGGCAAACCTTACTACTATAACAACCAGAGTAAAGAGTCTCGCTGGACCCGGCCCAAGGATCTGGATGACCTAGAGG TTCTAGTCAAACAAGAGGCTGCAGG gaaacagcagcagcagctgccacAGACACTTCAGCCACAGCCGCCTCAGCCACAGCCTGACCCCCCACCTGCACCTCCTGGCCCCACCCCAGTGCCCACAGGCCTCCTGGAACCTGAGCCAGGTGGGAGTGAAGATTGTGATGTGTCGGAGGCCACCCAGCCCCTGGAACAGGGGTTCCTGCAGCAGCTGGAGGAGGGCCCCAGCAG TTCTGGACAGCATCAGCcacagcaggaggaggaagaatcaAAGCCAGAACCAGAGAGGTCTGGCCTCAGTTGGAGCAACCGGGAGAAGGCAAAGCAGGCATTCAAGGAACTGCTGAGGGACAAG GCTGTCCCCTCCAACGCCTCATGGGAACAGGCCATGAAGATGGTGGTCACCGACCCCCGTTACAG TGCCTTGCCCAAACTGAGTGAGAAAAAGCAGGCATTCAATGCCTACAAGGCGCAgcgggagaaggaggagaaggaggaggcccGTCTAAGGGCCAAGGAGGCCAAGCAGACCCTGCAGCATTTCCTGGAGCAGCATGAACGCATGACCTCCACCACCCGCTACCG GCGGGCAGAACAGACCTTTGGAGACCTGGAGGTCTGGGCTGTGGTCCCTGAGAGGGATCGAAAAGAGGTTTATGATGATGTCCTCTTCTTCCTGGCCAAGAAGGAGAAG GAACAGGCCAAGCAACTCCGGCGCCGCAATATCCAGGCCCTAAAGAGCATTCTGGATGGGATGAGTAGTGTCAACTTCCAAACCACGTGGTCCCAGGCCCAGCAGTACCTCATGGATAACCCCAGCTTTGCTCAGGACCATCAGCTGCAGA ACATGGACAAGGAAGATGCACTGATCTGTTTTGAGGAGCACATTCGAGCtttggagagggaagaggaggaggaacgGGAGCGGGCCCGGCTTCGGGAGCGACGCCAACAACGCAAGAATCGGGAGGCCTTCCAG aCCTTCCTGGATGAGCTGCATGAGACAGGGCAGCTGCACTCTATGTCCACCTGGATGGAGCTATATCCAGCAGTCAGCACTGATGTCCGTTTTGCCAACATGCTGGGCCAGCCGG GCTCCACGCCTCTGGACTTGTTCAAGTTCTATGTGGAGGAGTTGAAGGCACGATTCCATGATGAAAAGAAGATCATTAAGGACATCCTTAAG GACCGGGGCTTCTGTGTGGAGGTGAACACGGCCTTTGAGGACTTCGCCCACGTCATAAGCTTTGACAAGAGGGCTGCCGCACTGGACGCAGGCAACATCAAGCTGACCTTCAATAGT CTGCTGGAGAAAGCAGAGGCACGGGAGAGGGAGCGGGAGAAGGAGGAGGCACGCAGGATGCGGCGCAGGGAAGCTGCCTTTCGAAGCATGCTGAGGCAGGCTGTGCCTGCTCTGGAGCTAGGCACTGCCTGGGAAGAG GTCCGTGAGCGTTTTGTGTGTGACTCAGCCTTTGAGCAGATTACCCTGGAGTCGGAGCGGATCCGGCTCTTCCGGGAGTTCCTACAGGTGCTGGAG ACTGAATGCCAGCACCTCCACACCAAAGGCCGAAAGCATGGCAGGAAAGGCAAGAAGCACCATCGCAAGCGTTCCCACTCACCCTCA GGCTCTGAGTCAGAAGAAGAGGAGCTGCCCCCACCATCTCTCCGGCCCCCCAAGCGGAGGCGGCGGAACCCCTCAGAGTCAGGCTCTGAGCCCTCTTCCTCACTTGATTCAGTTGAAAGTGGGGGTGCTGCCCTTGGAGGACGGGGCTCCCCTTCCTCCCATCTTCTTGGAGCAG GCAAGAAGCTGGAGAAGGAAAACCGGACTTGA
- the PRPF40B gene encoding pre-mRNA-processing factor 40 homolog B isoform X9 encodes MPPPGIPPPFPPMGLPPMSQRPPAIPPMPPGILPPMLPPMGAPPPLTQIPGMVPPMMPGMLMPAVPVTAATAPGADTASSAVAGTGPPRALWSEHVAPDGRIYYYNADDKQSVWEKPSVLKSKAELLLSQCPWKEYKSDTGKPYYYNNQSKESRWTRPKDLDDLEVLVKQEAAGKQQQQLPQTLQPQPPQPQPDPPPAPPGPTPVPTGLLEPEPGGSEDCDVSEATQPLEQGFLQQLEEGPSSSGQHQPQQEEEESKPEPERSGLSWSNREKAKQAFKELLRDKAVPSNASWEQAMKMVVTDPRYSALPKLSEKKQAFNAYKAQREKEEKEEARLRAKEAKQTLQHFLEQHERMTSTTRYRRAEQTFGDLEVWAVVPERDRKEVYDDVLFFLAKKEKEQAKQLRRRNIQALKSILDGMSSVNFQTTWSQAQQYLMDNPSFAQDHQLQNMDKEDALICFEEHIRALEREEEEERERARLRERRQQRKNREAFQTFLDELHETGQLHSMSTWMELYPAVSTDVRFANMLGQPGSTPLDLFKFYVEELKARFHDEKKIIKDILKDRGFCVEVNTAFEDFAHVISFDKRAAALDAGNIKLTFNSLLEKAEAREREREKEEARRMRRREAAFRSMLRQAVPALELGTAWEEVRERFVCDSAFEQITLESERIRLFREFLQVLEQTECQHLHTKGRKHGRKGKKHHRKRSHSPSGSESEEEELPPPSLRPPKRRRRNPSESGSEPSSSLDSVESGGAALGGRGSPSSHLLGADHGLRKAKKPKKKTKKRRHKSNSPESETDPEEKAGKESDEKEQEQDKDRELRQAELPNRSPGFGIKKEKTGWDTSESELSEGELERRRRTLLQQLDDHQ; translated from the exons ATGCCCCCTCCAGGGATCCCCCCACCCTTTCCTCCGATGGGGCTACCCCCCATGAGTCAGAGACCACCAGCTATCCCCCCCATGCCACCTGGCATCCTGCCCCCAATGCTTCCACCAATGGGGGCGCCACCACCACTCACACAG ATACCAGGAATGGTACCTCCGATGATGCCAGGAATGCTGATGCCAGCGGTGCCTGTCACCGCAGCG ACGGCTCCGGGTGCAGACACCGCCAGCT ctgctGTGGCTGGGACAGGCCCTCCG AGGGCCCTATGGAGTGAGCATGTGGCCCCAGATGGGCGCATCTACTACTACAATGCTGACGACAAGCAGTCCGTGTGGGAGAAGCCCAGCGTGCTCAAGTCCAAGGCAGAG CTGCTCCTGTCGCAATGTCCCTGGAAAGAGTACAAGTCAGACACAGGCAAACCTTACTACTATAACAACCAGAGTAAAGAGTCTCGCTGGACCCGGCCCAAGGATCTGGATGACCTAGAGG TTCTAGTCAAACAAGAGGCTGCAGG gaaacagcagcagcagctgccacAGACACTTCAGCCACAGCCGCCTCAGCCACAGCCTGACCCCCCACCTGCACCTCCTGGCCCCACCCCAGTGCCCACAGGCCTCCTGGAACCTGAGCCAGGTGGGAGTGAAGATTGTGATGTGTCGGAGGCCACCCAGCCCCTGGAACAGGGGTTCCTGCAGCAGCTGGAGGAGGGCCCCAGCAG TTCTGGACAGCATCAGCcacagcaggaggaggaagaatcaAAGCCAGAACCAGAGAGGTCTGGCCTCAGTTGGAGCAACCGGGAGAAGGCAAAGCAGGCATTCAAGGAACTGCTGAGGGACAAG GCTGTCCCCTCCAACGCCTCATGGGAACAGGCCATGAAGATGGTGGTCACCGACCCCCGTTACAG TGCCTTGCCCAAACTGAGTGAGAAAAAGCAGGCATTCAATGCCTACAAGGCGCAgcgggagaaggaggagaaggaggaggcccGTCTAAGGGCCAAGGAGGCCAAGCAGACCCTGCAGCATTTCCTGGAGCAGCATGAACGCATGACCTCCACCACCCGCTACCG GCGGGCAGAACAGACCTTTGGAGACCTGGAGGTCTGGGCTGTGGTCCCTGAGAGGGATCGAAAAGAGGTTTATGATGATGTCCTCTTCTTCCTGGCCAAGAAGGAGAAG GAACAGGCCAAGCAACTCCGGCGCCGCAATATCCAGGCCCTAAAGAGCATTCTGGATGGGATGAGTAGTGTCAACTTCCAAACCACGTGGTCCCAGGCCCAGCAGTACCTCATGGATAACCCCAGCTTTGCTCAGGACCATCAGCTGCAGA ACATGGACAAGGAAGATGCACTGATCTGTTTTGAGGAGCACATTCGAGCtttggagagggaagaggaggaggaacgGGAGCGGGCCCGGCTTCGGGAGCGACGCCAACAACGCAAGAATCGGGAGGCCTTCCAG aCCTTCCTGGATGAGCTGCATGAGACAGGGCAGCTGCACTCTATGTCCACCTGGATGGAGCTATATCCAGCAGTCAGCACTGATGTCCGTTTTGCCAACATGCTGGGCCAGCCGG GCTCCACGCCTCTGGACTTGTTCAAGTTCTATGTGGAGGAGTTGAAGGCACGATTCCATGATGAAAAGAAGATCATTAAGGACATCCTTAAG GACCGGGGCTTCTGTGTGGAGGTGAACACGGCCTTTGAGGACTTCGCCCACGTCATAAGCTTTGACAAGAGGGCTGCCGCACTGGACGCAGGCAACATCAAGCTGACCTTCAATAGT CTGCTGGAGAAAGCAGAGGCACGGGAGAGGGAGCGGGAGAAGGAGGAGGCACGCAGGATGCGGCGCAGGGAAGCTGCCTTTCGAAGCATGCTGAGGCAGGCTGTGCCTGCTCTGGAGCTAGGCACTGCCTGGGAAGAG GTCCGTGAGCGTTTTGTGTGTGACTCAGCCTTTGAGCAGATTACCCTGGAGTCGGAGCGGATCCGGCTCTTCCGGGAGTTCCTACAGGTGCTGGAG CAGACTGAATGCCAGCACCTCCACACCAAAGGCCGAAAGCATGGCAGGAAAGGCAAGAAGCACCATCGCAAGCGTTCCCACTCACCCTCA GGCTCTGAGTCAGAAGAAGAGGAGCTGCCCCCACCATCTCTCCGGCCCCCCAAGCGGAGGCGGCGGAACCCCTCAGAGTCAGGCTCTGAGCCCTCTTCCTCACTTGATTCAGTTGAAAGTGGGGGTGCTGCCCTTGGAGGACGGGGCTCCCCTTCCTCCCATCTTCTTGGAGCAG ATCATGGCCTTCGGAAAGccaagaaaccaaaaaagaaaactaagaagagAAGACACAAGTCG AACAGTCCTGAGAGTGAGACAGACCCTGAGGAGAAAGCTGGCAAGGAGAGCGATGAGAAAGAACAAGAACAGGACAAGGACAGGGAGCTCCGGCAGGCAGAGCTCCCTAACCGTTCCCCAGGCTTTGGAATCAAGAAGGAGAAG ACAGGCTGGGACACGTCAGAAAGTGAGCTGAGTGAGGGTGAGCTGGAGAGGCGGCGGCGGACACTCCTACAGCAGCTGGACGATCACCAGTGA